ATCTTCTCGTTTGTAACAAAATCCTTTTTCAAGCCCTTCTAACACGACATTTTTTCCAATTTCAAAAATTTCACTTTCAAGGTAAATTTTATCAAAGAAGGTGTTTGTAATTTTATATGTTTCTTTTATCCCTTCAATTGCCCATTTATTTAGTTTTTCCCAAAGTTCAATTGTGCTTGCATCTTTTTGTTCCCATTTTAAAAGCAGATTTTGAATTTCTTTTTCAGCATTTTCATTTTCTTGCGAGTATTCGTTGTATTTAACATAAAAATCGCCAATTAAATGGTCTCCTTTTTTAAAAGCTTTTTCAGGGGTAATGTCATTTCCAAATTTTTTATATGCAAGCATTGACTTGCAGATGTGAACCCCTCGGTCGTTTATTAAGTTTATTTTTGTAATTTTTGCACCTACAGCTTTTAATATTCTTGACAGACTTTCTCCTATTACGTCATTTCTAAGATGTCCCACATGCAGCGGTTTGTTTGTGTTTGGTGATGAAAATTCCAATATTATTTTTTTATTGTCTAGATATTTACTTGTTCCATAGGTATCTTTTTGGGTATTTACCATTTGTATTGTGTTGCTTATATATTCTTTTCTAGAAATTTTAATGTTTAAGTAAGGCCCTATAGCTTTAATTTCGTATTTAGCTTTAAGAGTTTTTATTATTTCTTCAGAGATAGTTGCAATAGGAAGTTTTAAGGTTTTGCTAAGCTCAAATATTAATATAGAAATATCTCCCAGATCACTTTTTGGAGGTTTTTGAATATTTATATTGATCTTATCTAGCTTTATGTTATTTGATAATGCTAGATTGGCAACTATAATACCAATTTCGTCTTTAATCTTTTTTTTAACACTTTTATTCATTTTTTTCCTCTTTAACGCTTTTATTCATTTTTTTCTCTTTAACACTTGTTATCATATTAATTAATAATAAAATTAAAGACGCTGCAATAAAAATGTTTGAGCTATGGGCTGACATTTTTATATTTATAAGCCCCTTTATTATAGAAATCTCTTTGTTAAAAAGTTTTAAATTCCCTGTGTTTAATATTTCTCTAATAAATGAGATTGTTAAGTTTAAGGTAATGAAAATTAAAATTGGAATTTTAGAATATTTAATTATCATTGATGGATTTTTTAGGATTTTGAAAGGCTCGTTTTTATGAAATGATATTATTATTGCTATTAAAATGGGTATTGAAAATTTAAATTCTTTGTATAAGGTTGGTGTTAAATATAGCATGAATAAGTAAGTTAGGCTAGTAAAAATTCCTATTATTAATAGATATATTCCTAATATATGGCTTTTATGTTTTTTCAGTTCTATTTGATTGATTATTAAGGCAGGAAGTATAATGCATATTGAAATCCAAACAGATATGATGCTAGCATCTAAAAAGTTTTTTGTATAAGCAAAAATAGGAAATAACATTAAATGGCTTTTAAGATATTTTTCAATATTATAAAATGTCTTTTTTTGCATATTATTTCCTTTTAGTCTATTTTATTTGGTTTTAAATTGATTTGTGCTTTCGCTAATTTCAGAAATATGGCTTGAGTTTGTAGTTCCTAAAACCTTAATACGCTCAATTGCTTCTACTAGTTTATTAATTTCTTCTTTTAAACCTTTCATTGAATTTGAGACCGTAATATTAATTTCTCCCAACAGTTTAATAGTGCTAATGATTTCTTTGTTGCCTCTAAACATATCATTTGAACCAATTTTCACTTCATATGTTATTTCCCGCATTGTATTTAAAGCCTTTAAAATTTCTTGGCTACCTATTGATTGCTCTTGCATTGTATGATTTATTTCTTCTATTACTTGAACAACTAGATTGATTGAATCGAATATTTGGTTGAAAGCTTTATTTGTTAATTCAGAGGTGTTTACGGTTTTGGTTATTGAGTCCATTATTTCGTTAATTGATGAAGCAACAGATTCTGATTGTGATGTCACTTGTTCTGCTAGGTCTTTTATTTCTTCTGCAACAATGGCAAATCCTTTTCCGGCCTCGCCAGCGTGAGATGCTTCAATTGCAGCGTTCATTGAGAGTAGGTTGGTTTGGCTTGCTATAGATGAAATTAAAGCGTTTGCTTCTTGTAATCTTGTTGAGTTTTTGAAAATCTCTTTAATTTGAGCAATAACTTCTTCTTGTTTTTTTCGCCCATCATCAGAGAATCTTTTTAGCTCTTCTGTGCTTTTTGCAGCTTTTTGAGTTATTTCTGTTATTGATTGTATTCCCCCTATCATTTCTTCGATAGCCGATGAGGATTGTTCAACGCTTGCGGCTTGAGTTTCAATTGAATTGTCAAGAGATGAAATATTCTTTGAAAGACTTTCAATTATGTTTGTTGTATTAGAGATGAATTCCACCTGTTTTTCTACTTCTTCTTGTGTTTTTTCTATGTATTGATTCGAATTTTTTATTGTATTATGAGTTTTGTTTATTTCGCTAAATAAATGGTCTCCGTTTTCTTTCAGTAGCTTTACTCGTTCTTGTAGTGAATTAATTACATTTTTTAGATTTTCAATAAAATGACCAAAAAGATTTATTGTTGAGCTTATTGAATCTTTACCTTTTGATTCAATTTTAAATGTTAAGTCGCCGTTTTTAACTTTTGGAATGACAACATTAAGTTTATCTATTTTTGATATTATTAAAGTTTTTATGGTTGATATCATTATTAATATAAAAATTATTACCAAAATAAATATAATGGAAAGTGAAACTAATCTCATATTTTTAAATTCTTTTGAAAATATGTTGTTATAATCTATTTTTATTCCTAAGTACCAATGGGATGTTGTGATCCTTGCTAAGGAGATTATTTCATTTGAATTGCTTGTATTGTAATTTGCTTTTCCTTGAGATAATGCATTTAGTATTTCAGTTAATGTTTTTAGGTTAAAACCAAATATGTGCTTTATATTTTTTAAAACTTCGTCTTTTCCTCCAAATGCATCGCCATTGTTGTTTATTAGGTATACATTAAAGTATTTTGATGAGTTTTGGCTACTTGCATTTTGCTCTAATAATGAGTTTTCCAAAAGCAGTAAAAGATATTCTTTTAGTTCTGCAATTTTTTCTGAAATGTCAGCATATAAAATAATATATCCAATATTAGATTTTTTTGAATCTGTTATTTTATATGCTATTGGAATATAAAAATTATTATTTATTTTTGCTAAACTGTTGTGAAGAATTGAAATTTGAAATGTAGTTATAGCTTTGCCCAGAAGCAATTCTTTTAAGCTTATATATTGACCGTTTCTTTTTTTTTCACTTGATGCAATTATGTATCCATCTTTGTTTGCATACTCTATTATTTTAATAAAGGACGGCAGTGTAATTAAAATTTTGTCAGATACTAAGTGCTCTTCACTTTTGTTATTCAGAATTGCAGATTTATAATCATATCTGGCTGTTAATACGCTTAAAGCTTTTATTATTTCTTTAGATTCATCAGAAAAGCTTTTAATCATTGCTTGGTTAATGAATTTTGTAAAGTCTTGAAGTTCTTTTGTTATGATTTTTTTATAACCCTGATCTAGTAGCAAAAAGGTTGTTGCAATAATGATTATTGTATATGCCAGAATTATAAAATTGAATTTATAAAAAAGGCTGGAGTTAAGTTTCTTTTTTTTCACTAAGTCTCCTCAAAGTTTTGTTTTTTGTAAAATTTTTAAAACATTAAATTTTTAGTATTCTATATGTTTTATTATATAATTATATATGCATGTAGCTAAATAATAAAATAATTATTTGCAAATATTTGAAGGATTTAGTCTTTAAGATTGAAGAAGAAAGGTCTAATTTGTCAATTGTTATTAGTAATTATTTATATATGATTTATGAAGGTGAAAGTTTTGTTTTAAGGCTTTAATCATACTAATGTTATATTTGGAGAGCTTTTATGACAGATGAGAATTTAATCGATGTTAATTTGAAAAACACTAAACGATTTCTTTATCTAGTTTTATTTGGATTCCTTTTTTTTAATTTTTTATTTATAGGCTATGCTTATATGAATCATAAAAATGAATATTTGGATCGCTTTAAATTTGATGCTAAGTTGTTTTTAAACAGTGTATCTACTGTTATTAAAGCTAAATATTCGGAATCCTCTAGGTTTCTTGAGGAGCTTGTAAAAGATAGTTATAGGTTTGGGATATTGGTAAATTCTTCAAAGAGCTTTCTTTTGTCTTCAAGTTTAAAATTGGGTGATGGCTTAGATGAAAATAGCGATTTGTTTTTAAAGTCAAGAGAATTTAGTGCTATAGATAAAATTTTTAAAACTATTCCTTTAGCAGAAGATTCACTTGAAGGCATATTTTATATTCCTATAGGAAAAAATGTTTTAATATCAAATTCAAATTTTTCATTTTTAGGTTTAAAAGATGTTAGATTGGATCCAATTTATTCTGTTCCTGTAGAAAAAAATTCTAAATATTATTCAAGATACATGATGATAGATGAGAAAATTTACTCTGTAGTAAGTTTTCCGGTTAGAGATTCTGTTGCAACATTGGGTGTTATAGGGATTTTAGTATGCTTTGATGAATCGTTAGATATTATTGAAAATCAGTTGTATTCTTCTCTTAAATTTAGCAGTAAGAATTATAATTTTTTTATGCTTGACAGAAATTATATGCCCATTTTTTTAAACTTTAACAATCTTCAGGATAAATCTTTTTCTACAGCTTATAGTGAGAATTTTTTTAACAAAGTTATAGCTTATGCTAAAAAAGATTCTTCTGTTTCTCAGTACACTTTTAATTATGAAAGAGATTTTTATTCTTTAAACTTTGTAAAAACCGATGATTTTTTGATTCAGGGGTTGATTTTAAATGTCAATTCCATTCCTATTATGTTTAAATCAAATTGGGTTATATTTTTTACATTTTTATTATTATCTTTTGCAATTATTTTTTATTTGTGTAATACTTTTGCTTTTTCATTAATTAATGATTTTAACAGAATTGTTGATTATCAAAAATTAAAAAGCGATCCTTTTAGTCTTGAGTCTCCCTTAGAGATTAAGTATTCTTCGTCTATTATTTCTTATATTAGTTCAAAGCTAGATAATCTGTCGTCTAAGAGTAACGAATCTTTTGAGAAGATAAAATTTTATTCTAAAGATTTAAATGAGTATTTGGAACAAATAGAAACTGCTATATTAAATACTGAGAGTATAGATTCTAGCATTTTAGCTTACGAACAGCTAAAAGATACTTTTTCTAGATTTGAAAAGTCAATTGTTGATATTTTAAAAGGCTTTGAATCTATTGCTGATCCGATTAATGATCACAATAAATATATATCAGAAATTTCTTCAAATTTTGAGGAAAATGTTAGTTTTTTCTATAGTATAGATAAAAATTTGGAAATTTTTAATAAAGTTGCCACTATAAATTCTACTGATATTGAAAATATTAAAAGTAAGGTTTTTGATTTAAATATTGTTTTTGAAAATGTGAATAAAAATTTTGCAGATCTTTTGTCTCAAACAAATAGTTTGCAAAGTGTAAATAAACTTTTAGTTTCAATTTCAGCCCAGACCAATATGCTTGCTATGAATGCAGCAATTGAAGCAGCAAAAGCAGGTGATGCAGGTAAAAGTTTTGCAGTTGTTGCTGAAGAGATTAGAAAGCTTGCTATTAATTCTGGAAAATATTCTAAAACCATTAAAGATGAACTTAAAACGGTTGACAGCATTATTGCAGTAATTAATTCAGAGATTGATACAATTTATAAAAATTTCATAGACATTCAAGATAATGTAGACAACAATTTTTCAAGACATGAGAAAGTAGATCTTACCCTTGCTAAGCATTTTAAAGAAATTGGCGAGTTTAAAGAAAGATATTTGTCTCACGATACTAAGATCAGAGATGCTAAAAATATATATAAAGAAATATTTAATAACCATTATTTTGTTAGTAGCAAGTTTAACAATTTTAGCCAAGATTTAAAAGAGTTTAAAGTTTCTAAGATGAATTTAGATGCGGTAAGCTCTCTTCAAGAATATTCATCTTTGGTGAAATCTTCTAAGGATAAGATATTAAAGACAAAGCAATTGATTCAAAAGATTAATGATGAGATTAAAGGTGTTCTTTTTTAGTTTTTTTGATTATTTGAATCCTATGTAAAGAACTTCTTCTTCAAGTAAAAGCCCGGTTTTCAAGTAGACCTCAGCTTTTACTTTTTCAATTAATCTTTTTATGTCATTTGCTGTTGCATTATTAATATTGATAATAAAGTTTCCATGATATTTAGATACTGTGGCGCCTCCAATGCTTAGTCCTTTGAGCTTGCACTCTTCAATTATTTGCCCGCTAGGCTTGAGAAATGCTTTATTGTTTTTAAAAGTGCTTCCACTACTTGGAAATAGATAGTGACCCCTATTTATTCTTGCTTGTTTATTTTTATTCATTTTTTCTTCAATAATTTTCTTATTATCTTTTTTTAAATTCAATTCAATTTTTAATATGAGAAAGTTTTTATTTTGAAAAGGTGATACTTTATACTTAAAGTCTTCTTTTTTAAATTCTTTGCAAATCGTTTTTCCTTTATCATTTATAAATGTAATTTTTTTCAGTATTTCAGAGATTTCATTTCCAAAGCATCTAGCATTCATCCATACAGCACCCCCTAGTGTCCCGGGTAGTCCATAGATAAATTCTAGACCACCTAAGCTGTTATCAAGCGCAATTTTACATAAATTTTCAAAATTTGCACCACATTCGGCAATAATTTTATTATCGTGAATTTCTATTTTGTTTAGATATCCGGTATATATTATTGGAAAATCAAGCTCTTTATCGTCATTGACTAAAATATTCGATCCTCCCCCAAGAATAAATAGTTTAATTTTTTCTTCTACTGCTGCTTTAAAAATATTTTCAGCTTCTTGAATATTTTTAGGGATGAGAAATAATTTCGAAATGTTTCCAATTTTATATGTTGTATAGTCAGCTAGATTTTTTGTTTGAGGCTTAATATTGATTTTTTTAAGAAAATTATTTAGGCTTTTAAGCATACGTACTTAATAATAAATTAGATTTTTTATTTTTTCAATTTTGATAAATGTATGATTTTAAAGTTATATAATACTAGAACAAAGGATTTTTCAGAATTAACAAATTTTGATAATGTTAAAGTGTATGCTTGCGGGCCTACTGTTTATAATTATGCTCACATTGGAAATTTTAGAACTTATATTTTTGGAGATTTATTAATTAAAACTTTAAGGTTTTTAGAGTATAAAGTTAATTATGCGATGAATATTACAGATATTGGGCATTTAACAGGTGATCTTGATGATGGAGAAGATAAAGTGGCTAAAACTGCAAGAGAGAAAGGTCTTACAGTTTGTGAGATTAGTGAATTTTTTACGAAAGCTTTTTTTGAGGATTGTAGAAAATTAAATATTGTATATCCTGATAAAGTTCTTATTGCAAGTAAACATATTCCCATCATGATAGAGGTTGTTAAAATTCTTGAAGAAAAAAAAATTACTTATTTTTCTAATGGTAATGTGTATTTTGATACTTCTTGTTTTAAAAGCTATGGTGAGATGGCTGGCATTAATTTGATTGATAAAGACATGACTTTACCCAGAGTTGATGTTGATAAATTTAAAAGGAATAATACCGATTTTGTTTTGTGGTTTACTAATTCTAAGTTTAAAGATCAGGAGATGAAATGGGATTCTCCTTGGGGATTTGGTTATCCTAGTTGGCACTTAGAGTGTGCTGCTATGAATTTGGAGCATTTCAAAGATACGCTTGATATTCATTTAGGAGGAGTTGATCATATTGGAGTTCACCATATAAATGAAATAGCAATAGCAGAGTGTTTTTTGAATAAGAAATGGTGTGATATCTTTGTTCATGGAGAATTTTTGATTATGGATTATAATAAGATGTCAAAGTCACATGGAAATTTTATTACGGTTAAAGACTTGGAAGATCAAAATTTTTCTCCTCTTGATTTTAGATATTTATGTTTGACATCACACTACAGGAACCAATTAAAATTTTCATTGAATAATCTTCAAGCAAGCAAGATTGCTAGAGAAAATTTGATAAGCAAGCTAAGTTATTTTTACAAGTCTTTAGATCTAGTTGATTTAAATATGCTTAATAAGGATTTAAAAAAGTTTAGTTTTAGTGTAGAAAAAGAATATTATGACTCTTTTGTAGAAAAAGTTTCTTTTGATTTAAATGTTTCTCAAGGATTGGCTTTGCTTTGGGAGATAATTAAATCTAAAAATCTAAGCTTTGTTTCAAAGCTTAGATTGGCTTTTATTTTTGATGAGATTATGTCACTTAATCTAAGAGAAGAAATTTTAAAAAATTTAGAAAATCATGATGTAGTTATTGATGAGAATATGAAAACTTTAATTGAAGAGAGAAGAATAGCTAAATGTGAAAAAAATTTTAAGCGTGCCGATGAGATTAGGGATTTTTTTGCCCAAAAAGGTTTTGTTTTGGTTGATACTAAGGAAGGAACCAAGGTTAAAAGAGGCTAGTATTTGGCTATTTTTTTAAAAAACAAGTATTTTTATTTAAGCTTAATTTTTATTATTTTTTTATTTTTATTTGTTTTTTCTGGATTTTTATTTTATTCAAAGCCAATTATTTATGACATATCTCCAATTCCCACCTCACACAAGGATATTATTGTTATTAAAGGAAACAATTTGGGCTACAGTACAGGAGAAATTAATATTAACAATAATTATTTGGTTAAAAGTAGCATTATTAGTTGGAATAACACTAAAATAGTTTTTAAAATTACAGACGAAGTAAATTCTGGACTTATTTTTATAAAAGGCGAAAGGGGTACTAGCAACGAACTTTTTCTTGTTATAAGCAGGCAAGTTCCTGTTAAGCTTAATAGGAAAAATATACCTTTTATTTTTTTAGAGGACAAAATAATCTTAAATGCAAATTCTTCAACTTTATTGCAGGGTATAAATTTGTTTTCACATTCTAGTGCTATTAAAATTTTTCTTGAAACTAAGGACAAACTTTATACAATTTTACCTCAAAATATTTTAGATGTTTCTGAGAATAGAGTAGAATTTATTTCTCCTAAAACTTTAAATTCTGGTGGGAATCTTTATGTTTTATTAGACAATATTCAAAGCAATAAAGTTCCGTTTTCTGTTAAAGATAATTTTTTTAAGTGGATTTTGACTGATTCAAAAGAGTTTAGAATAATTGAAGAGATTTGTTTTAGTCAAGATATTAATAATAATTTTGATTCAAACCCTGAAGATATTAATTTTAATATTTTTTATTTAAGGCCAATTGAGAATGAGCGTCAAAAGATTACAGAGCGCAGTAATGAGCATCTTGATTTTAATATTGGTAATTTATTTTTTAAAAACCTGAAGACAAATAAATTTATTTTTGAGACTAGAATGAAAACTTATAAACTTAATTTGGAATTTTTAGATGCCAAATATTTAGAAAGTATTGAGGTTAATAAAGATATTAACAATCAAGAGTACAAAACGTATGTTCAAGGCAAAAAAAAAGATTATTTATCTTACAATTCTGTTGATTTAATGTCGTTAGATTCTCTAATTTTATCTAAGGCTGCTGGGAATAATTCAGTTTATAAGTTGGCTAAAGCAATTATTGATGTTTTGACTTTAAATTTTAAAATTGTTGAGAATAATTTAAGTTTAAATGATTCTATTAAAGAAAGAAAAATTTCATCTAACAATTTAATAGTTCTTACGAATTTGTTATTTTTAAAGTACGAGATTCCACTGAGAAATATAGTTGGGCTTTATTATGATTCTAATTCTCTTAAATTGAATGAGCATTTTTGGTTTGAATTTTTTTTGACTGGGGTTGGTTTTGTATATTTTGATATAATAAATGCAGTATTATTTAAGGATAGCTCTAAGTATTTTTTAAATATGTCTGAGAACTATATTCAATATGGATGCAAAGAAGACTATGATAAAAATGAGTTTTTTGACGGATATTTAGATTCTGGGTTTTTAAAGTATAAAAGCTTGACAAACGGATCGTATTCTTTAATGCATAGGTTTGTTTTGGAGGATAATTTTTGATGAGAGATGATCAAATATTTAATTTAATTGAGAAAGAAAAATTAAGAGAAAAAGAACATATTGAGCTTATTGCGTCTGAAAATTTTACATCTTTAGAGATAAGGCAGGCTGTTGGGAGTATTTTAACCAATAAGTATGCTGAAGGATATCCTTTGAATCGATATTATGGTGGTTGTTCTTTTATTGATGAGATTGAAACTTTGGCAATTTCAAGAGCAAAAGAGCTTTTTGGTGCAAAATATGTTAATGTTCAGCCGCATAGCGGATCTCAGGCTAATATGGCTGCTATAATGGCTCTTATTAGCCCAGGTGACAGGATTCTTGGCATGCAATTATCTCATGGAGGACATTTAACTCATGGCAGCAGGGTAAATTTTTCTGGCATATTTTTTAACACCTATTTTTATGGTGTTTCTAGAGATTCTGAGCTAATTGATTATGATGAAGTTCTTAAAATAGCTAGAGATTGTAGACCAAATTTAATAATAGCTGGAGCTTCTTCTTATTCAAGAGAAATTGATTTTAAAAAATTTAGAGAAATAGCAGACGATGTTTCTGCTTATCTTTTGTGTGATATTGCGCATATTGCAGGCCTTATTGTTGCCGGTTTTCATAATTCTTCAATTGATGTGGCGCATCTTACTACAAGTACTACTCATAAAACTTTAAGAGGCCCAAGGGGCGGAATAATACTTTCTGGGAAGGATTTTGACAAATTAGTGAACTTTAATGGAAAAGAGAGGCCTTTGTTTAATGCTGTAAATTCTACAGTTTTTCCTGGAACTCAAGGAGGTCCTTTAGTTCATGTTATTGCGGGTAAGGCTATTGCATTCAAAGAGGCTCTTCAAGAAAATTTTAAAGAATACATTGCTAACGTAATAAAAAATACTAAAGTTATGGCTGAATATTTTAAATCGGAAGGATTTCGTATTGTTAGTGGAGGCACAGACAACCATTTGTTTTTAATTGATCTTAGTAGCTCGGATCTTACTGGTGCTGATGCTGAGAAATTGCTTGAGAGTGTAAATATTACTTTAAATAAAAATGCTATTCCTTTTGATAAAAAAAGTCCTTCTTTGGCTTCTGGCATTAGAATTGGGGGCGCTGCTATTACTTCTAGGGGTCTAAATGAAAGTGATTCTTTAAATGTTGCTAAATTTATTGTTAGAGCTTTAAAGGCAAAGTCTGATATTGAATTAAAACAAATAAAAAAGGAAGTTATAAAATTTATTAGAGACTTTGACATGCCTTAATTAAGTTTGGAGGTTATGATCAATAAATGCCAAGCCTAATTAGAATGTTTTTTTTAGTATTGTTGTTTATTTTTATTTTTAATCCTGTTTTAATAGCAATGCTTTTTATATTATTTCCTTTTATATTGATATTATTTAGTTTTTTAGGTGTTTTTAGAATATATTTTACAAGAGATTATTCATATTCTAGATCTAGAGAGTTTGAATTTTATAAACTTTCTTTTTTATTAATGGCTAAATTGCTATCTATTTTAGGAACTGTAACCGGAGAGCAGCTAAATTATGTCAATTTTATTATCAATTCTTTGAATTTGTCTGAACGTGGTAAATCAGAATTGTATACCATCTTTCATTCTGCTATTACTAAGAATAATAATGCTGATAAAATTTTGTATACCCTTAAGCTTGGCTATTTTCAGCATAAAGATCTTTTTATATGGCTTTTTGCTTCTCTTAAAGAAATTAACAGGCTTTCTAGGTATAAAAATTTAGAAGCTGAAAAGTTTATTTCTTATGTTGGTGTTTTTTTAGAACTTGAATCTGATGGTTATGAAGCTTATAAAGATATTAATATTAAAATTGTAAATCCCTATAGTGTTTTGGGGTTAACATATAGTGCTAGTGATGATGAGATTAAAAAGACGTATAAAAGCCTTGTTATAAAATATCATCCTGATAAGTTTGCAAATGATCCTGTAAGGCAAAAGGATGCAAATGATAAATTTATTAAAATTCAAAATGCTTATGAAAAGATTTGCAAAGAAAGAAATATAAGGTAATCAATTGATTAATTGGTCTTTTAAAGAAAAAAAGAAGGGCTTTAGCCCTTCTTTTAATGTTAGCTTCCGCTGTAGGCTATTTTGAATTGCAAGAAAGCACTGCCAATAGCTGCATTATTTGCGTTTTTATTGGCAAGTTCTATAATATTATTTGAATCCCATCCAAGAGAAATTGTTGTAAA
Above is a genomic segment from Borreliella mayonii containing:
- a CDS encoding methyl-accepting chemotaxis protein yields the protein MTDENLIDVNLKNTKRFLYLVLFGFLFFNFLFIGYAYMNHKNEYLDRFKFDAKLFLNSVSTVIKAKYSESSRFLEELVKDSYRFGILVNSSKSFLLSSSLKLGDGLDENSDLFLKSREFSAIDKIFKTIPLAEDSLEGIFYIPIGKNVLISNSNFSFLGLKDVRLDPIYSVPVEKNSKYYSRYMMIDEKIYSVVSFPVRDSVATLGVIGILVCFDESLDIIENQLYSSLKFSSKNYNFFMLDRNYMPIFLNFNNLQDKSFSTAYSENFFNKVIAYAKKDSSVSQYTFNYERDFYSLNFVKTDDFLIQGLILNVNSIPIMFKSNWVIFFTFLLLSFAIIFYLCNTFAFSLINDFNRIVDYQKLKSDPFSLESPLEIKYSSSIISYISSKLDNLSSKSNESFEKIKFYSKDLNEYLEQIETAILNTESIDSSILAYEQLKDTFSRFEKSIVDILKGFESIADPINDHNKYISEISSNFEENVSFFYSIDKNLEIFNKVATINSTDIENIKSKVFDLNIVFENVNKNFADLLSQTNSLQSVNKLLVSISAQTNMLAMNAAIEAAKAGDAGKSFAVVAEEIRKLAINSGKYSKTIKDELKTVDSIIAVINSEIDTIYKNFIDIQDNVDNNFSRHEKVDLTLAKHFKEIGEFKERYLSHDTKIRDAKNIYKEIFNNHYFVSSKFNNFSQDLKEFKVSKMNLDAVSSLQEYSSLVKSSKDKILKTKQLIQKINDEIKGVLF
- the murB gene encoding UDP-N-acetylmuramate dehydrogenase; its protein translation is MLKSLNNFLKKINIKPQTKNLADYTTYKIGNISKLFLIPKNIQEAENIFKAAVEEKIKLFILGGGSNILVNDDKELDFPIIYTGYLNKIEIHDNKIIAECGANFENLCKIALDNSLGGLEFIYGLPGTLGGAVWMNARCFGNEISEILKKITFINDKGKTICKEFKKEDFKYKVSPFQNKNFLILKIELNLKKDNKKIIEEKMNKNKQARINRGHYLFPSSGSTFKNNKAFLKPSGQIIEECKLKGLSIGGATVSKYHGNFIININNATANDIKRLIEKVKAEVYLKTGLLLEEEVLYIGFK
- a CDS encoding methyl-accepting chemotaxis protein; amino-acid sequence: MKKKKLNSSLFYKFNFIILAYTIIIIATTFLLLDQGYKKIITKELQDFTKFINQAMIKSFSDESKEIIKALSVLTARYDYKSAILNNKSEEHLVSDKILITLPSFIKIIEYANKDGYIIASSEKKRNGQYISLKELLLGKAITTFQISILHNSLAKINNNFYIPIAYKITDSKKSNIGYIILYADISEKIAELKEYLLLLLENSLLEQNASSQNSSKYFNVYLINNNGDAFGGKDEVLKNIKHIFGFNLKTLTEILNALSQGKANYNTSNSNEIISLARITTSHWYLGIKIDYNNIFSKEFKNMRLVSLSIIFILVIIFILIMISTIKTLIISKIDKLNVVIPKVKNGDLTFKIESKGKDSISSTINLFGHFIENLKNVINSLQERVKLLKENGDHLFSEINKTHNTIKNSNQYIEKTQEEVEKQVEFISNTTNIIESLSKNISSLDNSIETQAASVEQSSSAIEEMIGGIQSITEITQKAAKSTEELKRFSDDGRKKQEEVIAQIKEIFKNSTRLQEANALISSIASQTNLLSMNAAIEASHAGEAGKGFAIVAEEIKDLAEQVTSQSESVASSINEIMDSITKTVNTSELTNKAFNQIFDSINLVVQVIEEINHTMQEQSIGSQEILKALNTMREITYEVKIGSNDMFRGNKEIISTIKLLGEINITVSNSMKGLKEEINKLVEAIERIKVLGTTNSSHISEISESTNQFKTK
- a CDS encoding IPT/TIG domain-containing protein, yielding MAIFLKNKYFYLSLIFIIFLFLFVFSGFLFYSKPIIYDISPIPTSHKDIIVIKGNNLGYSTGEININNNYLVKSSIISWNNTKIVFKITDEVNSGLIFIKGERGTSNELFLVISRQVPVKLNRKNIPFIFLEDKIILNANSSTLLQGINLFSHSSAIKIFLETKDKLYTILPQNILDVSENRVEFISPKTLNSGGNLYVLLDNIQSNKVPFSVKDNFFKWILTDSKEFRIIEEICFSQDINNNFDSNPEDINFNIFYLRPIENERQKITERSNEHLDFNIGNLFFKNLKTNKFIFETRMKTYKLNLEFLDAKYLESIEVNKDINNQEYKTYVQGKKKDYLSYNSVDLMSLDSLILSKAAGNNSVYKLAKAIIDVLTLNFKIVENNLSLNDSIKERKISSNNLIVLTNLLFLKYEIPLRNIVGLYYDSNSLKLNEHFWFEFFLTGVGFVYFDIINAVLFKDSSKYFLNMSENYIQYGCKEDYDKNEFFDGYLDSGFLKYKSLTNGSYSLMHRFVLEDNF
- a CDS encoding cysteine--tRNA ligase, which produces MILKLYNTRTKDFSELTNFDNVKVYACGPTVYNYAHIGNFRTYIFGDLLIKTLRFLEYKVNYAMNITDIGHLTGDLDDGEDKVAKTAREKGLTVCEISEFFTKAFFEDCRKLNIVYPDKVLIASKHIPIMIEVVKILEEKKITYFSNGNVYFDTSCFKSYGEMAGINLIDKDMTLPRVDVDKFKRNNTDFVLWFTNSKFKDQEMKWDSPWGFGYPSWHLECAAMNLEHFKDTLDIHLGGVDHIGVHHINEIAIAECFLNKKWCDIFVHGEFLIMDYNKMSKSHGNFITVKDLEDQNFSPLDFRYLCLTSHYRNQLKFSLNNLQASKIARENLISKLSYFYKSLDLVDLNMLNKDLKKFSFSVEKEYYDSFVEKVSFDLNVSQGLALLWEIIKSKNLSFVSKLRLAFIFDEIMSLNLREEILKNLENHDVVIDENMKTLIEERRIAKCEKNFKRADEIRDFFAQKGFVLVDTKEGTKVKRG
- the glyA gene encoding serine hydroxymethyltransferase; this translates as MRDDQIFNLIEKEKLREKEHIELIASENFTSLEIRQAVGSILTNKYAEGYPLNRYYGGCSFIDEIETLAISRAKELFGAKYVNVQPHSGSQANMAAIMALISPGDRILGMQLSHGGHLTHGSRVNFSGIFFNTYFYGVSRDSELIDYDEVLKIARDCRPNLIIAGASSYSREIDFKKFREIADDVSAYLLCDIAHIAGLIVAGFHNSSIDVAHLTTSTTHKTLRGPRGGIILSGKDFDKLVNFNGKERPLFNAVNSTVFPGTQGGPLVHVIAGKAIAFKEALQENFKEYIANVIKNTKVMAEYFKSEGFRIVSGGTDNHLFLIDLSSSDLTGADAEKLLESVNITLNKNAIPFDKKSPSLASGIRIGGAAITSRGLNESDSLNVAKFIVRALKAKSDIELKQIKKEVIKFIRDFDMP